A genomic segment from Zerene cesonia ecotype Mississippi chromosome 7, Zerene_cesonia_1.1, whole genome shotgun sequence encodes:
- the LOC119828161 gene encoding peptide methionine sulfoxide reductase, whose translation MLRFIKQFCTMKPPTNAALLHDVDIPTKKATFGMGCFWSNDSLFGVTPGVIRTRVGYSGGTTKSPHYRNIGDHTEVIEIDFDPKSVTYEDLLEMFWANHEYGLTTKLKRQYQSLILYHDEEQRTAAEASHKEMQVRCNGQLRTEIAPAGPFYPAEDYHQKYRLQGHKDLCRSLGLDSSKLQTSHLAARLNGYLVGIGGKTQFEQEVVRLGLTEKQTEYVRRELERNEGGGLAC comes from the exons ATGTTGAGATTTATCAAGCAATTCTGCACCATGAAACCACCGACAAAT gCCGCTTTACTGCACGATGTCGACATTCCAACGAAGAAGGCCACCTTCGGGATGGGATGCTTTTGGTCAAACGATTCCCTCTTTGGAGTCACACCAGGCGTCATACGGACTAGAGTGGGCTACTCTGGTGGAACAACGAAAAGCCCGCATTATAGAAACat TGGAGACCACACGGAGGTGATAGAAATAGATTTCGATCCTAAGAGCGTCACGTATGAAGACTTGTTGGAAATGTTTTGGGCTAATCACGAATATGGTCTAACAACTAAATTGAAGAGACAG TACCAATCATTGATATTGTACCACGATGAGGAGCAGCGAACAGCTGCTGAGGCGTCGCATAAAGAGATGCAAGTTCGTTGTAACGGACAATTGAGGACTGAGATTGCACCCGCAGGACCCTTCTACCCAGCTGAAGA CTATCACCAAAAATATAGATTGCAAGGTCACAAAGATTTGTGCCGCAGCCTTGGCCTAGATTCTTCGAAATTGCAAACGTCACATTTGGCGGCCAGACTCAATGGCTACCTAGTGGGAATTGGCGGGAAAACTCAATTTGAGCAAGAAGTAGTTCGATTGGGTTTAACAGAGAAACAAACAGAATATGTGAGAAGAGAATTAGAAAGAAACGAGGGTGGCGGTCTCGCttgctaa